In Deinococcus maricopensis DSM 21211, the sequence CCGGCGCGGGCGGTTCCCGGTGATTGACGTGACGGGCCGCGCGGTGGAGGAAACGGCGGCGGAGATCGAGCGGATCATGGAGCGCCGCGCGGCGCGGCGGGAGGCGGCGCAGCAGGGGCGCGCCGACCCCTGAAGTGGGGTCGGCGCGCCTGATGAGCGTGGGTTAGCGGGTGGTGTGTTGCACGGCGTCGACGTTGGCCTGCGCGGCGGCGAGGCGCGCGATGGGCACGCGGAACGGGCTGCACGAGACGTAGTCGAGGCCGACATCGTGGAAGAAGCGGACGCTGGCGGGGTCGCCGCCGTGTTCGCCGCAGATGCCGAGCTTGAGGTTCGGGTTGGTGCGGCGTCCGGCCTGCACGGCCATGCGGACGAGCGCGCCGACGCCTTCGGTGTCGAGCGTGGCGAACGGGTCGTGCTTGAGGATGCCGGCCTGCAGGTACTGCGGGATGAATTTGCCTTGCGCGTCGTCGCGGGAGTACCCGAAGGTCAGCTGGGTGAGGTCGTTGGTGCCGAAGCTGAAGAAGTCGGCGTACTGCGCGATTTCGCCGGCGGTGACGCACGCGCGGGGAATTTCGATCATGGTGCCGATGGGGATGTCGAGCGTGGCGTGTTGTTCGGCGCGGACTTCCTCGAGGACGACTTCGACCTGCGCGCGCGCCTGGGCGAGTTCGTCGGCGGTGCCGACGAGGGGAATCATGATTTCGGGTTTGGGTGCGCGGCCTTCGCGTTCGAGGGTGGCGGTCGCTTCGGCGATGGCGCGGACCTGCATGCGGGTGATGGCGGGGCGGGTGAGGCCGAGGCGGATGCCGCGCAGGCCCATCATGGGGTTCGTTTCGTGCATGGCGCGGACGCGGCTGAGCAGCGCGCGGTCCGCGTGGGCGGCGTCGGTGTGTTCGCCGCGCGCTTCGGCGACGGCGACGCGCACGGCGAGTTCTTCCAGGCTGGGGAGGAATTCGTGCAGGGGCGGGTCGAGGAGGCGGATGGTGACGGGCAGGCCGTCCATGGCGTCGAGGATGCCGCGGAAGTCCTCGCGTTGGGCGTGCAGGAGGTGCGTGAGGGCTTCCTGCTCTTCGTGTTCGTCGTGCGCGAGGATCATCTGGCGCACCCAGCGGATGCGGTCCTCGCCGAAGAACATGTGTTCGGTGCGGCACAGGCCGATGCCGACCGCGCCGAATTCGCGGGCGCGGCGGGCGTCTTCGGGCGTGTCGGCGTTGGCGCGCACGCCGGCGCGGGCGGTTTCGGCAGCCCACGCGAGTAGGTCTTCGAGCTGGCCGCTGACTTCCGGCTGTTCGGTGGGGATGGCGCCGGCGTAGATTTCGCCGAGGGCGCCGTCGAGCGTGAGGGTGTCGCCGCGGCGGACGATGGTGTCGCCGATGGCCATGGTGCCGGCCTTGCGGTCGATGCGGAGGGCTTCGGCGCCGACGACGGCGGGTTTGCCCATGCCGCGGGCGACGACGGCGGCGTGGCTGGTCATGCCGCCGCGGGCGGTGAGGATGCCGCGCGCGGCGGCGAGGCCGTGAATGTCTTCCGGGCTGGTTTCGGGTGTGACGAGGATGACGTCCTGCGTTTCGCCGAGTTCGGCGGCTTCGTCGGCGGTGAAGACGACGATGCCGGTGGCGGCGCCGGGGCTGGCGGGCAGGCCCTTGGTGAGGGGGGCGGTGCCGTGGCCGGGTTTCAGGCGCGGGTGCAGGAGCTGGTTGAGGGCTTCGGGGTCGACGCGCGTGACGGCTTCCTGGCGGGTGATGAGGCCTTCGTTGGCGAGGTCCACCGCCACTTTCACGGCGGCCTGTGCGGTGCGTTTGCCGTTGCGCGTCTGCAGCATGTAGAGCTTGCCGCGTTCGACGGTGAACTCGAAGTCCTGCAGGTCACGGAGGTGCCGCTCGAGGCCCTGGGTGGTGTCGATCAGCTGGCGGTGCGCTTCCGGGAGGAGGCGTTCGAGGGCGCTGAGCGGCTGGGGGGTGCGGATGCCGGCGACGACGTCCTCGCCCTGGGCGTTGATCAGGAACTCCCCGAAGGGTTCTTTGTCGCCGGTGGAGGGGTTGCGGGTGAAGCCGACGCCGGTGCCGGAGTCGTCGCCGAGGTTGCCGAACACCATGGCCTGGACGTTCACGGCCGTGCCGAGGCTGTCGGGGATGTTGTTGAGGCGGCGGTACGTGACGGCGCGGCGGTTGCCCCACGACTGGAAGACGGCGAGGACGGCGCCCTGGAGTTGCGCCCAGGGGTCCTGCGGGAAGTCGTGGCCGGTGCCGTCGCGGTAGAGGCCTTTGAAGGTGTCGACGAGTTCACGCAGGTCGGCGGCGGTGAGGTCCACGTCGTTCTGGACGCCGCGGGCGTCCTTGAGGTCGTCGAGGGCTTCCTCGAATTCGTGTTTGGGGACGTTCTGGACGACGTCGCCGTACATCTGGATGAGTCGGCGGTAGGCGTCGTACGCGAAGCGGGGGTTGCCGCTCTGCTGCGCGAGGCCTTCGACGGCGTGGTCATTCAGGCCGAGGTTGAGGATGGTGTCCATCATGCCGGGCATGCTGAATTTCGCGCCGGAGCGGACGCTGACGAGCAGGGGGTCGTGGGCGTCACCGAGGCGCTTGGCGGTTTCGCGTTCCAGGCGTTGAAGTTGCGTGCGCACTTCGTCCCAGAGGGTGTCGGGGACGGTGTTGTTGGTGTGGTAGGCGCGGCAGGCGTCGGTGGTGATGGTGAAGCCTGGAGGGACGGGAAGTCCCAGGCGGGTCATTTCGCAGAGGTTGGCGCCTTTGCCGCCGAGCAGGTCTTTCCAGTCTGCCTGGCCCTCGTCGAAGAAGTACACGTGGTTCATGGGTGGCCATCCTTTCGTGGGTACTGCCGAAGTTGCGTCATCAGTTTACGGGGCATGCGGACGCAAAGCATGGTTTGTATAGCCCATAACCTTCTGAATTCTTCATCTGGAACGATAAATTATCGGTGTATTTTGAACACTAAACAGGTGTAGTGAATACACAAATGCATACAGTCTGCGGGGATTCATGCGAGGCCTACCCTTGCAGCCCCGACCGGCACAGCGCTCGCGCAAGCGCACGCCCGGCCCCCGCGCCAACCACCAATGACCTGAACGGCAGCGAATCACCCCCGTTGCGGATGAGCTCCTGCGCTGCACCCACACCACGGCATCCGCGCTACCGCCACCGTCAACCACGGGGCAAGCCACCCGTCATCCACACGACCGTGACGCCTCCAACTACGCCAGCCGGCGCGATCCCCTGCTCAATCCACTCGGCCCCGGCAGGAACCACCGCGACCGCACAAAGGCTCAATGGTGGGCACGACGCCCAACACCACCGAACGCCTGCAGGGCCTGTTCGCCGAGGCGACCGGCAACCCTGACGACGCCCACGAGAGGTACACGCCCACGACCTCTGCGAACACACGAGCGCGTCCATACCTTCGCCAGGAGTGCCACCGGGCGCGAGTCTTGCGCTGGGCCGCTCATCCACCTCCCCATGCTGATGACCGGCCCGCACCACGTGGCGCGCCTGCGACCGACCGTCGCGCGTGCTGACGGGTGTTCACACGGCCCGCGAACGGGCCACCGTTCGAGAACGTCTTCGCCGTACGCGGCTGCGTATTAGGCGCGCTGCCGTGTGAATCGGGAACGAACAGCGGTGGTTACGGTAGAAACCGTGACCACCGCCCCTCTGGGGGTGATGGCGCTGTTCACGCTGATCAGCCTGAAGTCCTGCACCCCGAGCCTCCTTCAGCGCGCGGCGAGTCACCCCGGCGTTGGGGCGTGCGGAGGCATGCCGCCTCCGCACGCCCCATGCGTTCAAGGCCTGTCACCTCCCCAGCGGCAGCCTGTGGGTGTCAGCTCAGGGTGATCCGGCGGCCTTCCTCGGCGCTGCGGTAGATGGCGCGCATC encodes:
- the ppdK gene encoding pyruvate, phosphate dikinase, which produces MNHVYFFDEGQADWKDLLGGKGANLCEMTRLGLPVPPGFTITTDACRAYHTNNTVPDTLWDEVRTQLQRLERETAKRLGDAHDPLLVSVRSGAKFSMPGMMDTILNLGLNDHAVEGLAQQSGNPRFAYDAYRRLIQMYGDVVQNVPKHEFEEALDDLKDARGVQNDVDLTAADLRELVDTFKGLYRDGTGHDFPQDPWAQLQGAVLAVFQSWGNRRAVTYRRLNNIPDSLGTAVNVQAMVFGNLGDDSGTGVGFTRNPSTGDKEPFGEFLINAQGEDVVAGIRTPQPLSALERLLPEAHRQLIDTTQGLERHLRDLQDFEFTVERGKLYMLQTRNGKRTAQAAVKVAVDLANEGLITRQEAVTRVDPEALNQLLHPRLKPGHGTAPLTKGLPASPGAATGIVVFTADEAAELGETQDVILVTPETSPEDIHGLAAARGILTARGGMTSHAAVVARGMGKPAVVGAEALRIDRKAGTMAIGDTIVRRGDTLTLDGALGEIYAGAIPTEQPEVSGQLEDLLAWAAETARAGVRANADTPEDARRAREFGAVGIGLCRTEHMFFGEDRIRWVRQMILAHDEHEEQEALTHLLHAQREDFRGILDAMDGLPVTIRLLDPPLHEFLPSLEELAVRVAVAEARGEHTDAAHADRALLSRVRAMHETNPMMGLRGIRLGLTRPAITRMQVRAIAEATATLEREGRAPKPEIMIPLVGTADELAQARAQVEVVLEEVRAEQHATLDIPIGTMIEIPRACVTAGEIAQYADFFSFGTNDLTQLTFGYSRDDAQGKFIPQYLQAGILKHDPFATLDTEGVGALVRMAVQAGRRTNPNLKLGICGEHGGDPASVRFFHDVGLDYVSCSPFRVPIARLAAAQANVDAVQHTTR